GCTCTGAATTTTCCACCCTGCTCTGTTTTGTGTTGGGATGCTCAGAGCAATGCAAACCCCCCCCCTCTGCTCCCACATTTGCCTTTTCAAAGCAAGGGTGATGGCAAGCAACGTGCCATGAGGCTACTCACGCAGTCCTATCTTGGCCAAGTGCAGGCGGTTCACCCAGGAGATCTTGCTCAGGGGGTTTGGAGTGATGAAGACCACCATGACGCTGATGGGGCGGCCAGACCTGCGTGGGGCAAGCATCACCAGGTCAGCCTTCAGCATCCTCCTTCCCAGGGTGGGAAGAGCCTACGCATGACCTGCAAACTCACTTGTCCGGCTTCCCAGGCAGCAGGAGACGGAGACGGCACTTGTTGGCAGAGTGGATctcctcctctttcaccttcaTCATCCTCTGCAGAGCCAAGCACCAGTCCTGGGCCACCGTCATGTTCAGGTTCTAGGGGGAGAAAAGTCATAAATTAAAGAAGTGCCTCCAAAACAAGCCTGAATCACCCCCAGATTTCATCTGTGGAGTTCTGGGGTGATGAGGTGTCCAATAGTCCCCAAGAAACTGCATGGTTATTGCAAAGTGCCCGAGGCTGGTTCTACCCAAGTCATGAGTTTGACCATGCTTTGGCACGTAGGTACCTGGTAGGTGCCATGCAAGGTGCTGATGAGAAGGGTGATCTGCTCCACCACCGCCAGGTCCTTCTGCAGGTCCTGCAGCTCCTGGAAGAGCCGCGGTGGCCCCAGGTAGACTTTATCTTGGGTGGAGAAAGAGAAATGAGGTCCGTGGAGGATGCCACCCCACCAAAACCAGCCCAACACCAGATCAAGGGACGGGCGCTCACTGTGCGAAGATTGCCCGGTCGGCGTGTGCTTCTTGGCCCCGGCGTTGTGGATGACGACGTTGTCCTTGTCGTAGGCGCCGCTCTCCTGTCCCACCTCCACCACCTGTACCTGCAGGAGGGCCGTGCTCCACTTCACCACGTATTTGGGACCCAGGGGAACCAGGCTGCTAATTTCCAGCTGGCCTCTGCCAAGGGAGGATGCAAAAAAATACACGTAAATAGGCAGGTGCCTTGGCTTGCCCTGTAAGCCCTCGCAAAATGCATTTTGCACACTGAGTCTCATTTGCAACCCACGCCGTGCACCAGTGCATGCCTGCACCCCCAAACATGGGGCACACAACCACAGCAGACCACGCTCGGCACCTACCCTGGGTTCACTGGcctggaagagggggaaaaatgaTTAATAAAGAGGTGTTCCAGGGAGTTCAGGGAGGGTTTTCCCCTTTGCAGCATCAACCTCCACCAAGCCCTGAGGTCCCAGCAGGCTCCTGGATCCCAAACTGGCTCAGGGACCCCACAGCACCAGGGGATGGAGGCTTTGCATGGAGGCATGCCAGAAGCGGGGGACAAAGCAACCCCAAACCAGCTGGGTTCCTCCTCTGAAATGAGGTGGGGTGGTTTTAAAACCTCTTGGGGCAGAGCTAGCGAAATCCACTAAGCCCAAATCCAAGGCGGGGAAGGGGGAAGGTCACTCACTACATGGGCATTTTTGCAAAGTGATTTTGGGGTCTGGGGCCACCAGCACGTACTTGAAGTTGATGTTGGCGCAGACCAGCAAGTCGTTGAGGAGGAAAACCTTCCGTTCCTTCGACTTGATGAGCTGCCCCCGGTCACCGTACACGGTCTCCGTCAGCGTCTCGCAGAGCAGGAGCTGCCGGTGCCCTGAGCTCAGCAGCTGCCAACGGGATGGAGCAGGGGTTCAGCTTAGGGGCTATTGCAGACCTCCTGCCCCCAATTTGAGTTGCTTTTCCCTTATTAGAAGGATTTTCCTCCAGCTGGGAGCACGCGTGACCAAGTTCCGCAGAGACCGCTGTGCAACGTGCTCCGAGGCTGCACGATGCAAAAACCCTTTGCACCCTGCGTGCCCAATCACCGAGACAGCAGAGCCCTGAAGCACCTACGTGGCCCTTTCGCAGCTCCTTTTGGGTCTCTCTTCACCCCCTGACCCTAAATCCTGATCCCAGAGCTGAGCTGGCATGTGTCCTGCCGTGGTTTTTGCCACCACACTCGTCCCCAGCCCAGGAAGTGTCGCAATATCTtcatttaggtttgttttttggttttttttttttgttttttccaccaaCGGTTGCAAAATCAGGCAGATGAGACGAAGCAGCTCGTCCCTGGTTTTCCCTGGAGGGGAGTTTCCCCACGCCAACCTCGAGATTTGCTTTTGCTCAACGTGGTTTCAGAGAAAACAAGGATCCTGGCTTCCCAAAACCCCTGATGCAGAGAGGAAGGTGGAAGTTGCAAAGCTCAACcgctggctccaaaaccccaccCATCACTAGGATGAGGAGGTGAGGCTGAAGGACCCACCTTGTTGAGGCTGCTGCGGTCGCTGATGCTCTTGCTGAGCTGTTGGATTTCGGCGACTTGGTCGGCCAAGCGTTTCTGCTCATTGAGCTTCTCTGCCAACGTCTCCAGCTCAGTGAGGGCCAGCTGGAGGGACAGGCGGTCGGCGTGGCCCTTGGGGGTGTTTTTCAGCATGTCCTGGGGTGGGAGAAAGGATGGGGGACAAAAGCCACCACAGCAAAATCAGTTGCGTTAGGGATGCTACGATAGACGTGCTTTTGGCACTTCTGAAACCAAAACTTGGAAGACGATCCTTGGGACAGTCCCCAAAGCTGCAACCCAGCTGACAACCCAAAAACACGTCCCTTGCTAAACCCTTTCCCACAGCACCCAGGCTGCAAGAAATAAGGTCCAAAGCAAGGTGGGTCCTGGTAGCCCTCATCCATACCTGCAGAAGCAGGATGAACTGGGGGAACCTCTGGATGGGCTTCACCATCAGCCCGTAGAGTGTGACCCGGTCAGCACTGGccatctgcctcttctgcagcgggaaaacaaagcaaaaaaagaggaattttcaCCCATAACAGTGACCCAGCAGCACCACGTGTCCACTCCTGGGTCCTGCTGACCTTGAGGAAGTCGAGGAAGGCGGGTTTGGTGAGACAAGCCTTCTTGATGAGGGACATGGCAGTGGTGAAGTTGTTGACGTAGTCGCTGTAGACGTCCAGCACCATCGACTTGGAGAACTGCAGAGAGGACAGGAGGAGAGCCACGATGGCGTGGGGCTCCCCCAAAAAGGGGGATCAGCAAAGCCCgggtgttctcgtgtatttttggAGTGATGCTGAGGATGCTGGTGGTACCCCAGGTTGGGGCTGCATCACTTAAATCCTCCAATCCCCCCACGCTATCGCTGAGAGGGGTCCAGGGGGAGGTTTGGCAGCTGTCCCCCCCACTTTTCCTCCTACCGAGGCCACAAAGAGGTCCCCGATCTTCTCTGCCGAGTCCCACTCGGCCACGCGGGAGGCGAGGGCGATCTGGAACATGGAGTGGCACTGCAGGATCTCCTTCAGGCGAAAAAACACCACCTGGCACTTCCTAGCGCTCAGCACCTTCGGCTCCATCTCCATCAGCGGGTTCCTGTAATCCTGAGGGAGATGCTGGTGCATCAGCATCCCTGCATtcctgcaccccccaccccctcagaATCCACCCCAAAAAAGGGGGTCCCCCACCTGCAGGATGCGTTTCAGGGAGTCCACGTAGCTCCGCTCGCTCTGCACGATGGAGCCCAGGATGTGCCGCCGTACCACCTGCGGCAACGCCAATGCTCAGCCGTGGTTTCCCCCCAAAACCATCCCCCCTAACCCCAAATCacaggatgggggggggggcaaggcaGCCGCAGCGAGCTGCAGAAGTGCTGACGCAGCAGCATCACTTTCTGCTGACTCGCCTTTCCCCGGTCGCTCAGTCACGGGACCAAGGGGAAGCCGTGCCTCCCCCCCAGATCCCATCCCGGGACCCCCAACCTGCCCCGCACCGACCTGCTGCGGGCTCAGCCCCTCGGGCATGGGGCCCAGCTCCGGCGGCGGGTGCTTCATGTCGGAGACCGTGACCTCCAGGAAACCCGTGTCCTCCTCCTCCGAGTcccctgcagggaaaaaaaacccaaccaaatgcCCAAAAAATCCAAATTTAGAGGTTTTTTTGGGTCTAAAGAGCCCGTAGCCCCATCGGCTGCTTGGCTGGGGGTGTGTTTGTGTTCAGAGCTGCGAGCGGAGATGGACCCCGGTGTCCTCCCGGCAGCGCGTGTCCCCCCCGGAGCCCCAGCCACTGTCACCGGACACCAGCATGAGTCAGGCTGCGAGCAGGGACGGAGCCAGCTCCCTGCAGGGAGGGCACAAAAagggtccccatccccagaaaGCCATCCTGGTCGGGAGAAAAGCCCCCCATCCTCACTCCAAGGTGGGCCCCAGTAGAGGAAAACAGGGGAGAAAGGAGCcaaaagcagcaggcagagaagaaaacagggaAGGCGAGAGGCGAGCGCCCGCTGCCCAGCATGGCGATCCCTTACCCGAGACCGAAGCagcggaggaggaggatggcgagCGAGCCAAGGCGGCGTCGCGATGCGGGGACGGCCGCTTCTTCCACATGGCCGCAACGCCCCGCTACGGccgccccagccccatccccgccGCCTATAAATAACCGGTAAGGGGAGGactggccaggctggaggggagggTGCTGGCGGCCGGGTGACCTTTTTCCTTCCCTAATTTTGGCAGGGAGGATTGCCGCCCTCGGCTGCCCGCTCTGTGAGCTCCTTCTCCCCATCTCCACGCCCCGGGGATGGGATGCTCTGCAGCACCCCAGGGACGGGatgtcccccagcaccccagggaccccaaaagCATTGAAGCCCCCACCCCGGCGAGGCTAAGCCGCAGTCAGGGACATGCAGCTAGGCCAGGACACACACGCCGGAtcccccgggcagccccagccgaGCCGTGAGGCCGCCCGCCGGGATCCTACCTGCCCCGTGATGCTCCAGGGAGACCCTCGAGCTCCGGCGGGAAGGCGGCTGCTTTTCCGCCTCCGCCGCCCTCCTCCTTTGCTCCCCATCCCCTACGCGACAGCCAGAGGGTTAGGAAAacatccccccaaaaaaatcgGTATTTCAGGACAGATCCTGCTCTGTGTCCAAGGGGGGCACTCCGTGGGTGCTGGTGTGGCAGGGTTACTGTCCCCATAAGGGACCGACCGAGcttgcacagcaaaaaaaaaaacccaaagaagagcttcaagcacagaaataaatcagcaaaaggaaaagctgaaaggtGTAAGGATTCAtgacgttttttttttttaaataccctcaaaaagggtttttttaactcCCAAAAGCAAGGGGGGGGCAGTTACCCTGCTTACCTGGCACTTCTTTCCGGTGGAGGAATGTCACCTTCCTCATCACAGCGATCTTGGTCTTCTCCAAACCATCCTTGGTGCCGCTTTTGGCCGCTTTCATCAGCTGGGTCATCTGGGCAGGGGGACGAGAGGGACCGGGAGGCTCGAGGCAGCACCGGGACCCCATTTCGGGTCTGGATACAGCAGTGCCACCCCCTTGGGGACATCTCCTCCAAGCACCGTCCCCCATTGCAGGCCTGGATGCAGCGGCATCATCCCCTTGGGAATGTCCCCTCCGAGCATCGGCCCCCATTTTCCCCACCCAGcccgacgaggaggaggaagaggcacgTGGCTGAGGAGGAAGGATGCTCCGGGATCTCTCCCCCCTCCGCAGGGATGCGGCTGCGGGCGAGCAGGCGCGGGCAAAGCGGGAGCGTGCGGCGAAAGcaaagaggagggagggaagggatccATCCCTTCCCCACAGCCAGGGTTTTATTCACACCTCAAACCGCAGCATTTTTAGCCCAAGCTGGTGTCGGCGTTGCCTTCCCAGCCCAAACTGGTCACAAATTGCCAACCTGGATGGGCTGGGAAAGGCTTTGCGCTAAACTTTCTACACTTCCCAAGAATCTCCTTCCCCACCTGATTTCCACCCTGTACTGGGGGCAAAAACCTTCTCAGCTCCATCTATCCCACGGGTGACCTTGCTTCATCCAAATGccccttaaaaaataaaaccacccgAAGGCCAAGGGTTTGGGCAGCTGGAGGACAGGGAGCTGCGAGACAGATGGGCGTGAGACAGCTCCGCAGCGCTTAACTCCGTGGTTTTTCCTCTTCTGGGAGACAAAACAGCATGAGTTCAGGCTGGATAAACCCCgggagggttttttccccccgcCCTCGCTAGGAAATTTGGGGGACGAGGGACAAAGGAGGGACAGTACCTTCCAATCGTACTTCTGCTTCAGCTCCTGCATGTCTCTCCCCCCAACTCTTAAAGCCAGGATGTCCCTCTTAGTCCTGGCGTATCTCTCCTTTAGTCTATTCAGGTCTGGAGAAAGCTGAGCCCCAAGCAAACCAGGCgggaggagaaggcagaggaaggcgagagaaggcagagaagagaTCCAGGTAAGcagcccaaaaaaaaaaaaaaaaaggaggagaaatcaTCCCAAAGCAGCACGGCCCAGGCAATGTCTTCCCAAAATGCAGCTTTGCTTAAGCAGGGAAGGGAGCAAGCGCAGGGAAAGGCAGCGGCCATTCTCCAGCAGTGACGAAATGCaaaaggaaagggggggaagaaacaaaaataaagggggaagggagaaataaaagaaagaaacgaAACTCCTGAAGTTTCGGGCTGGCTTTGCACCGGGTGACCCCGGGAACCACAGCACCCTCTGCCTCACCCTCCGTGGGAGCAGCTGGGCTTGGTGCTCCGGTGTCTTTACACAAGCAAACccagggggaaaataaaaaaggaaaataataataataaaaaaataaatgtaagcgTTACCTTGGGCTGGAAGGACGCCCGCTGCTTGGTCGGCTCAGCCTCTGGCTTGGTTTCCTCGCCCGAATCCTCGCTGTAGCTCTCGAACTCACTGGAGCTCCAGCCCAAATCCTCACCCGCCCGCGGCCCCTCGCCGCGCTGCACCTCCTCGTAGATCAGGCTGCGCTCCAGCCCCGGGCCTGGCAAGCGAAAACCAGCTCCTTTGCCTCCCAGAGAGACCATTTCCCCTCTCCAAGGACCCACACAGGATGCCCCAAACCCACAGGGTCTTGCAACCCCTCTGGGAACACACCTGCCTTCATCCCTTCCAAAACCCAGCAGTTTTCCCAGGGTtatccccccccaccctccccatccTCTTCTAGGATGCGCAGCTCCTTCCCGGAGCGTGCCTCGGTTTGCCCAGCTGTGAAATGGGCTCGTGGGCCCTGAGGAACGGCGAGGGAAGGTCTGTCCCTACCGTCCTGCTTGGCATCGAGGGTTTCGCAGGGGACGTCGTCGTAGATCACGTCGTCCTCCACCGCTGGGAACTCAAAGCGCTCACCTTGGAGGGGACAAAGAAACCCCCCCCAGGGACTCAGATCAGCACCCGAAGATTAAGCCAGGATGGAGAAATCCTCCCCAAGCCTTGGCAgggtttggtttgtgggtttgtttcCCCCTTACAGCATTTTACCCCACCTCGGTGGCCGCTTTTCCTCTTCCAGGTCTGGGCACCGACGTGGGGGTCTCCTCCAGCCTCCCCATTGCTCACCCCCGCCGGTAGCCTGCGGGGAAGGGGGTCAGGGAGCACCCCGCGGTGCAAAGCCCCCTGGGAACGAGTGTACCCAGCCCCTCATACCCCCCCTTCCTATTACAGAGGTTCATAGGTGCAGAATAAAGCTTGCAACATGTGTCacctcccccaacccccccctcatCGCTCATCTGCTTCTTCATGGATTTGGGGGAACCCAGGTTTTAGGGCCacaaagcaaaagacaaaaaaacagcttttttagCCTCCTTGCAGCCAAATTTGCATCTTTTCCCTCCAAATCTGCAGCTGGGGTGAACACCAGCCCACTTCAGACACCTACCCCTGGGGGTTTCCTCAAGCCCCTACCGCCTGGTTAACCACAGACCGCCCCAAGCCCCCCCAgatccccagggctgcagggcacaCCCCAAAAccttggggctctgctgcctgcagctcccttgGCAAGCGATGGGGAGaagttggggaaactgaggcacggtgccAGGCTGTGACATGCCAAATGGGGAGGGATAAACCTCAGAGCTGTGCTTTCTCCCTTGAGGGACTTAaaccccccccaaagcccccccaaaaccccacataCCCTTCCTGGGTCTCTGGCACCAGCCCATCTgcagagaggaaaagcaaagagaaacagcATTGGCACCCAGGCACGCAGCGGTGCCACCCTGGGCACCCAAAGGGGACACGGCAGGGACTTGAggaccccccgcctgcccccctcACCGGCACCGGAGCTGGCAGCACGCCGCCTGCGCGGGGGTGCCTGGAGGACCGCTTCACCGCTCGGCTCAGCCGCCgagtcttcttcctcctcctcctcctcttcctcgctgtcTTCAAAGTCGAAGGCTTCGCCAAGGTCCTCCTCgctgtggggcagggggctgggggtctccagggcaAGGTGGTCACCTGTGAGCAGAAACCCCGTCACTTCAGTGTTCCCCCTGCGGAGATGGAGGGACGCGGGGGTGGAGGGGACAGAAGAGAGCATCACCCCCCCAAAACTACAAGATACAACTGCTCTTTGTGTTTCCACAACCCCAGGAGGCTCCGATGGGGATGTGTAGGATGCCCCTGGGTGATGGACCCCCCCTTTCCGCCCAAAGCTGCGTGTGTGTGTCCCCAAAAAGCCACCCCAGCTCCGGCAGGTTGACAGTACCTACTGCGGGGTGAGGGGGCAGCTCGGAGGAAGCCATGGCACAGGGGGTCCGGATGCTCCGCCTGGGCCCTTCCCCGAGGCTTTCCtgcgggagaggaggagaaatgggctgaGAGGGGAGATCAAGCCCCCAAATCCATCCCCAGGAGAGGAGGCAACGTGGGGAGACTCCGGGTGGGATGGatccagctctggctgctgcaaaAGCTTGCAAGGAAGCAGAAATGTTGCTCCCAGGTCCCAGTTTGCGTGGCAAATCCAGCTCGTGCACTGTAAATCCACCCCGTGCACGGCAAATCCGGCCCCTGCGTGGCAAATCCAGCTCCAAGCGTCAAGCTCGAAGGTCTCGGAGGCTGGGAAGCGCCGAGCATCCTCCGTGCGATCGATGGCTAATCCGCTCCGGTAACCAGAGACACCAGGCACGACGCCCTGAAAGGTCaccaagaggaagaggaaggacggATCTGGGACCCCCCCCTCCTCGTGCCCGAGGGACGatgcagcagagagaagaaacaaagagCAAAACGGGGCCAAACTCTGCTGATTTGGTCCTGCTGGAAGCGGCGATCGGTGCACAACGGATGCAACCACCCTACTCCAAAGAGCCATGACCCGCTCCAGCGACCACTTCTCCCTCGCCTGGACCCCATTTACCCTGGGAGGGGGATAGAGAGGGTGCACAGACCCAGGATGACCccaaaaaaaggatttatttgtTCCCCCTGTGCCAAAACCCCTTCGAGCTGTGGCGCAGCGTGGGTACAACTGCCCCATGTGGGTTTGCAGCAAGCCATACAGCTCCAGGgccacatacatatacatatatacatatagctCTAGAGCACAGCAGGAGGGAGCTGAGGTCTGGGACCTCCTCCCAGATTTGCCTTCACCCCTGGAAAACCAGCTACGAATGCCTACGAACCCCAGCTGATGCCACAACCCCGCCAGGTTTCAAAGCACTCAGCAGCCCCAACCCTGTCccgctgcaaaaaaaaaaaccccaaaagcatcGAGCTAAAACCCATCCAACCCTTTcccaactgtaaaaaaaaatactaataatacaaataatactCCTTAACCTCTGTCACCACCACAAGTGTCCTCTCCCGGCCGCTTTCGCAAGGAGCCCGCTGCCTCTGTAAGCACATTAACGGGGACTGATTTGGGAGGAGGACCCAGGAATGTTGATTTTTCCTGCTCGAACTCCTTTCCCGGCCCTGGAAACAGCAAGCGGCTGGCAGCCAGGGCTGTGCTCACGTGTCACGCTTCCCATCAGCGTGGGAGCAGGCGGCTGCCTTCTCCCCCCTGTTTCACAAGCTCCGGGTTTTATCCCTACGGACGCGATGCCGACCTCGCCATAACTCCACAATAAACCAGTCCCACCAGATGCGACAGAGCCGAGGACCTcgagggaaacaaaaaaagccatatttctgaaaaaaccccaaaaagcaaaGCCAGGAGAAGATCAAACCACCTGGGTAAAACAAGCCCAGCAGAGAGACACTGGTGGTTTTACCCAGAAACCAGTTTGCTTACTGGTTTGCTTCACCCTTCCAGCAGCCCAATGGCTTCCGCGTTcggagaggggagcaggaggacGATGCCCAGCCGGGCCCCGCAGCTCAGTCCTGGTTTTATCCCACTCACGGGGCCGGAGAAGGTCACCTCCCATTTTGCCAGTTGACATCAGCTCCCACCAGCTGGATTTGTCCCCGGGCTGGTTATTTTTCCGGCTGCGAGCGCGCCTGCCGCCGAGGAGAATTACCAGCTCTCCAAAACAACCCACCCCGACCTTTCATTTGGTcttgctaaattaaaaaaaaaaaaaaaaaaagagggttttttaCGCATTATTTTTTCATAGCAAAGCTGCTATCGGTGGTGGGAACATCCCAGTAGCAAAACACATCCCATGGGATGGGGGGAAAAGCTGGTGGGGACGAGCTACCCTGCCAGGGAGATACCCCCAGAGCAGATTGGAAGAGCAAAAAGGGGATGCGGAATAATCCCAGAAGGACGTGGGGATGCAATATAACCCCAGCAGGATGCATGGATAGGATATCACCCTTGGAAATATGGATTTAAAGCCCAGAAGAGCTGCTGGGTCCTGCCGCCAGCGAAGGGCTTGAGGCAGCATCACGAGCCGAGGTTCAGCCCCGTCTCCCTCCCAACACGGGCGGGGAGGGAAAATAAACAGAGCTCGATCTAAATAAAGGCAGAAAAGCAGGGCCATCTGCTCAAGCCAGCCCGACCCTTCGCCTAGCAAGCTGGCAACCattgggttttattttggttatttttagCCGCCGCGCCGGAGCGACAGGTCCCAGCTGGCGGGGacggctgccagccccgggggaCCCGTCCCCGGTTCAAGCATCCTCCGCGCCATCCCACCAAGCCCcttgtttttccttaaatataggggtttgcaaaaaaaaaaaaaaaaaaatatatatatataattccaTAATATCACAGCAGGGATGTACCCTGGGAATCCTTCCTGCTCCACTTCGCATCCCCGCCATGTTAATCCCCCCCTTATAAATAACCCTGGTGCTATTTATaatggatgggggggggggggttagaaaCAAGAAttcgctttttttccccccaagatttTCCTTTGACTCCTTATCAATTCCTCCAGCCGACGGTCCCGCATCCCAACCACAGTTTCAAGGCTCATTTCACCACCTGGATGATTTTCCACCATCACCTTGGCcaaaaaacagaattaattcaGGTTGTTTCCAGCACGTGGGATGCCAGGGAGAACAGCGAGGTCCCCAGCACGAAGCACGGAGGTTTTCTCCCCCAAACTGAAGTCCTTTAAAATAAGAATTGTTTAAAAAGCCAGCAGATATTTGCCGCAAGGTAAAGGATTTTCCAGTCCTAACTGTGACCGCGCGGCGCATTATCAGCATTTTAAGGGCCGAGTGGTTCATTTCCTGGTTTTCCAAGGAATTAATCGCAGAGATCTGAAGGTTTCGCTGCGGGACTGAGGGCTCCGGTGAAGAAAAATGAGCTCACATCTTCAAAATCTCCCCGAATTCAGCGTTTCGATGCGGTTGGTGGAGGCAGCAATAAGGGGCATCAAGGCGAGCGGTGGGAACAAAACAATAGCAAGAAGATGGGGGTTTTCCCCTCAAAAAAGCCAAAAGACggatatttcccccccccccaaaaaaaggagTTTCccagaaaaaagccaaaagaggAGGTTTTCCACCTGAAAAAAATTCCATGAAATTCCATGAAATTGAAGTTTCAAGGTGATTTTGTGATTCTCTTTTAAACAAGCCCTTGCCCAAAGGCATGATTTTATAAAAAAAGCTCTTCCTGAACACGGCGCTTCCCTCTTTCACCTCGAAACGGCTCTTCTGGGCAAATATCCCGCCAAGATTCCAGCCGAAAACCCAAGGCCTGGAAAACCACCGCcgctttcctttcccttttcaacGACGCAGGCGAACCGGAAAAAATCCATCCCTCGTCCAGCTCGCGCCGCGAGAAGTGCAAATGCaagaagaaaggggggaaaaaaattagaaaaaatcaGAATTATAGCATTTGAATAAAAAAAGAACCTGTTCTTTCTGTGAAGATTTCTCGCAAAGAGACccaaaaaatgatgaaaaattctTATTTATTGCCAAAAACCTCCCCGGATCGATGCTCAGCCCAATCTCCACCTTGCAATGCGTTGCAAAGTAGTTGCAAAGTTCACCCGCTGCGTAGCTATCCCAGAAAGGAATTTGAAGAGAGAAGAATTTTAATgagaaataacaagaaaaaaagcagaaatatgggggtttttttcccctattagTGTTTCCAGCTCAAAATTCCCAACAATTTGGGGGTTTGCTTTACTGCAAAGCTTCAAATCAAATCCTCTCCCACCCTTTGCAAGCAATT
This Opisthocomus hoazin isolate bOpiHoa1 chromosome 16, bOpiHoa1.hap1, whole genome shotgun sequence DNA region includes the following protein-coding sequences:
- the ARHGEF10L gene encoding rho guanine nucleotide exchange factor 10-like protein isoform X8, coding for MCLQRQRAPCESGRERTLVVVTEESLGEGPRRSIRTPCAMASSELPPHPAVGDHLALETPSPLPHSEEDLGEAFDFEDSEEEEEEEEEDSAAEPSGEAVLQAPPRRRRAASSGADGLVPETQEGLPAGVSNGEAGGDPHVGAQTWKRKSGHRGGVKCCERFEFPAVEDDVIYDDVPCETLDAKQDGPGLERSLIYEEVQRGEGPRAGEDLGWSSSEFESYSEDSGEETKPEAEPTKQRASFQPKMTQLMKAAKSGTKDGLEKTKIAVMRKVTFLHRKEVPGDSEEEDTGFLEVTVSDMKHPPPELGPMPEGLSPQQVVRRHILGSIVQSERSYVDSLKRILQDYRNPLMEMEPKVLSARKCQVVFFRLKEILQCHSMFQIALASRVAEWDSAEKIGDLFVASFSKSMVLDVYSDYVNNFTTAMSLIKKACLTKPAFLDFLKKRQMASADRVTLYGLMVKPIQRFPQFILLLQDMLKNTPKGHADRLSLQLALTELETLAEKLNEQKRLADQVAEIQQLSKSISDRSSLNKLLSSGHRQLLLCETLTETVYGDRGQLIKSKERKVFLLNDLLVCANINFKPVNPGGQLEISSLVPLGPKYVVKWSTALLQVQVVEVGQESGAYDKDNVVIHNAGAKKHTPTGQSSHNKVYLGPPRLFQELQDLQKDLAVVEQITLLISTLHGTYQNLNMTVAQDWCLALQRMMKVKEEEIHSANKCRLRLLLPGKPDKSGRPISVMVVFITPNPLSKISWVNRLHLAKIGLREENQPGWLCPDEDKKSKAPFWCPILSCHMPAFSSKALDLQLGAAVHNPVQSSLLGFSAVSTSLPQGYLWVGGGQEGAGGHVEIFSLNRAVPRTVKSFPVASPVLCMEYIPEAGEGDPGTQEPRATTEQPPTSPHPTVCLGLRDGSIVVYGSVDAGTQCLLTCKSPGVQPVLCLKHSPEYLFAGLQDGTVAAYPRSSGGLWELAEQPTRLAVGTGPVRALLTLDETLWASCANQVTVLDATSLRAQQTFEAHPDAEASVTHMIKAGSGVWMAFSSGSSIRLFHTETLEHLQEINIATRTTFVLPGQKHVRVTSLLICQGSLWVGTDQGIIVLLPVPRLEGIPKITGKGMVSLNGHGGPVEFLAVALSTLAPDVLKGDQEEEEEGEEEKPHELDSPPPREMRKKGILLQYRLRSTSHLPGHLLSVREAPASGTPAHTEEDGSIYEMADDPDVWVRSRPCARDTPRKEISSVAIISGGRGYRNFHPESLRRGGDADSTLLIWQVPLTL